A single region of the Panulirus ornatus isolate Po-2019 chromosome 17, ASM3632096v1, whole genome shotgun sequence genome encodes:
- the LOC139754563 gene encoding uncharacterized protein, which translates to MELRRITGFLLGCLVFTHVVTAVWAKEIVSVDADGFLYLQNVDDSAQGYTPSADDEALDYLSPLVRDISKCIEDGRGCTPVRIARHETPASAISETTVSAISENPTSDTETPTQNKPEHSAVEHDSGVVEALRRQNQQLRQLLDDDEKRREAERQDIILLSQEVQRLRGYLSEMEEEKIETQQVLPYQVVDYDDKSKAPPKVEGTATPHKVEQVVKPTRRVLQPPSKVMSIFVPRQPYGKDFKPIRRVLQPPSQAMSIFVPIQRSQSPHKVQQTDTPSKVEQIVKPTRRVLQPPSKVMSIFVPRQPYGKDFKPIRRVLQPPSQVMSIFVPIKRSQSPHKVQQTDTPQKVEQIVKPTRRVLQPPSKVMSIFVPRQPYGKDFKPIRRVLQPPSQAMSIFVPIKRSQSPPKVEQIVKPTRRVLQPPSKVMSIFVPRQPYGKDFKPIRRVLQPPSQAMSIFVPRSQSPPKVEQIVEPPQQVLQPASKVRKIFVPIRRSQPDCIIVNARGDSMNVTENEVMKLVKKNGWEVFRERPRETTALIGVMACPQYYNKRFWIGERTCDIVVPKGVKHVPHVLRSQTIPAEELKTLLLEGSLNLVEKSHGKGIKVMCGMKTAFVA; encoded by the exons ATGGAATTGCGACGGATTACTGGGTTCCTCCTTGGTTGCCTGGTGTTCACACACGTCGTGACCGCGGTCTGGGCCAAGGAGATCGTCTCCGTGGACGCCGACGGGTTCTTATATTTGCAGAACGTAGATGACTCTGCACAGGGATACACGCCCTCTGCTGATGATGAGGCATTAGATTACCTTTCCCCCTTAGTGAGGGACATTTCGAAATGCATAGAAGACGGACGGGGCTGTACGCCGGTGAGGATAGCTCGTCATGAGACTCCAGCCTCTGCTATCAGCGAGACTACTGTCTCTGCTATCAGCGAGAATCCAACCTCTGACACTGAGACTCCAACTCAAAACAAGCCAGAGCATAGTGCAGTCGAACATGATTCTGGAGTGGTGGAGGCTCTTCGTAGACAGAACCAGCAGCTACGCCAGCTTCTTGATGACGATGAGAAACGCCGTGAAGCCGAACGACAAGATATTATCCTCCTCAGCCAAGAGGTTCAGAGGTTACGTGGGTATCTCtctgagatggaggaggagaagatagagACACAGCAGGTTCTTCCATACCAAGTGGTTGATTACGATGATAAGAGTAAAGCTCCTCCTAAGGTGGAAGGAACTGCAACTCCTCATAAGGTGGAACAAGTCGTCAAACCTACCCGACGAGTGTTGCAGCCTCCATCCAAg gtgatgtcaatctttgtgcctcgccaaccttatgggaaggacttcaagcctatccggcgagtgttgcaacctccatctcaggccatgtcaatctttgtgcctatccAAAGGTCGCAATCTCCTCACAAGGTGCAACAAACTGACACTCCTTCCAAGGTGGAACAAATCGTCAAGCCTACCCGACGAGTGTTGCAGCCTCCATCCAAggtgatgtcaatctttgtgcctcgccaaccttatgggaaggacttcaagcctatccgtcgagtgttgcaacctccatctcaggtcatgtcaatctttgtgcctatcAAAAGGTCGCAATCTCCTCATAAGGTGCAACAAACTGACACTCCTCAGAAGGTGGAACAAATCGTCAAGCCTACCCGACGAGTGTTGCAGCCTCCATCCAAggtgatgtcaatctttgtgcctcgccaaccttatgggaaggacttcaagcctatccggcgagtgttgcaacctccatctcaggccatgtcaatctttgtgcctatcAAAAGGTCGCAATCTCCTCCCAAGGTGGAACAAATCGTCAAGCCTACCCGACGAGTGTTGCAGCCTCCATCCAAggtgatgtcaatctttgtgcctcgccaaccttatgggaaagacttcaagcctatccggcgagtgttgcaacctccatctcaggccatgtcaatctttgtgcctagGTCGCAATCTCCTCCCAAGGTGGAACAAATCGTCGAGCCTCCCCAGCAAGTGTTGCAACCTGCTTCCAAGGTGAGAAAAATCTTTGTGCCTATCCGAAGATCGCAGCCTGATTGCATCATTGTAAACGCCCGTGGGGACAGCATGAACGTGACCGAGAACGAGGTCATGAAATTAGTCAAGAAGAACGGCTGGGAGGTGTTCCGTGAACGGCCCAGGGAGACAACTGCACTCATAGGGGTGATGGCTTGCCCCCAATACTATAATAAGCGCTTTTGGATCGGTGAGCGCACTTGTGACATCGTGGTGCCCAAGGGCGTCAAACACGTACCTCATGTTTTACGATCCCAGACCATTCCGGCAGAGGAGCTCAAGACCCTTCTGCTGGAAGGATCCCTTAACCTTGTAGAAAAATCACATGGGAAGGGCATCAAGGTCATGTGTGGGATGAAAACAGCGTTTGTTGCCTGA